The sequence tactTCTACATCCACTATTTTCTACCATAACATGATCTTCTTACCCCAACAAGCACTTTTTAGAAGTTTTTTGAAGGCTTGAAGTTGTGTTGTCTTTCCATGGAATATGATGGAGATTAAGGCCTTGTCTGTATGTTGATTTTCCTTGTTGGTGTAATATCATGCAACAGTTTGGAAGGATTAGGAAGAGGAGACAAAAAAGGAAACGTTTGTTAGATCAAGAGAAATTAGTACATTATAGGAATactataatttgatattttaagTGGATTTGAATATCCTGAAAAGTTGGAGGTTATAGGATTGGTGGCTTCTTCCTGCCTCTGAAACTTTTTCCTCTCCATGCTTCCTCTTCTCACCCCTTCCCTATCATATGAGAGAAATCCTATGCATAAGGGCAAGGAGCACCTGAAAAGGGCCTAATGTATTCTGAACTTAAAGAGTTGATGTTTTCCGGCTTTGCAATGGTTCTTACAGCATGTTGACAATAATTTCTCGGATTGGTTCAGACCTGAGAAGTCCATTCCCAGAGCTATTCTAAGAGAAGCAAAAGGCCTTGCAATACTTACCATTATAAAGGTTGGAGTAATATTGGGACTGGGCTGGCATTGTTGGGTGAGCAGCTGAGACCAATTTACGTGCTGGTGATGTTGGTTATGCTTCTTGGGACACGTACGGTTGCAGCAAAGGTAATTTAAATCGGTTATATTTTCTTGACAtaatcaaagaaaattttttcttacattaattcATTTGCATGCATTTCAAGAGAATACTCCATGAAATAGCACAATAACTCTGATTTATGTCCGCTGTTCTTTGTTGCTGGCTGCAAATAGCTATACTTTTGATATTATGGATAAACCATAGGTGATGTCTTATGAACATGCATGATTTCCAATCAGAAATTGGTGGATAATTTTAGTAACAGATACGTGGTATCTTAGAAATTGGTGGATAATTTTTTGGAGCACACCACACAAAAAAAATGGTGCCGAACATATAGAAATCAAGATGAAGTTAATTGCTGGCAATTGAAGTTGTTGAGAGGATTTAGGCAAGAAATATGGGATTGCAATAGTGATAACAACTGAGTTACACACATTTATTGGGCCTATCCGATGATAGATGTGAAGTAATGATGAGTGCGGCAAGTAACACAATTGAAAAACAAGGTTAAGTTGACATCAGAAATGGATTTCACTGGAGGTTTATATTGGTCTATTTTTTACTGTATTTGGATATTTGGACATCATTTATCTTTGCACACTAAGCCAAAAGAGAGAAAACCCCTGGCCTGGGAAGAaaattttctctcctttttttctttcttattgaaaaagagaaaaggagaaaaatttcCCCTTTAGAGTCCCTTTTCCGTGAGGCCATATTACCACCCTTCTCTTGCCTTTCTCTCACCCCTTCCCCTGTTTATTCTTTTCTCCAGTTTCACTCCCTCTCCAGCAATTATTGCCCTCTCTGACTTCCCCATGATTTTCATTTCTCAGTAGAGTTGCTACATATGTAAGTGCAATCCATGGTATGAATCGAATGTGTAAGAGCATCGTCCATGACAACACAAATCAAAGAGTCACTGCTGTAAAACCATATCAGTCCTCAAGTATCCCATGTCTTGTATGAAGGGCTTTGCCATCactagttgaagaaggaaaacgCTTGTTTGATGAGCAAAAGCTTTGTTGTTGTTTAGGTAACATAGGATGTACCCGAATTTCCTTCATATTGAAAGATCATCTCATCTACAGCTCAAAATTTCTCCTAATTGAATCTGTCCTCTAGTTGCCTCACACTTATGCCCATCACTTTTCGTTGCTGCCCCCATCTTCAACCCTCTTCCCTAATCATGCACTTACCATCAAACCTGTCATCACCTAACGCAACTGTCCCCTAGCTTCTTCTGCTTGCAACCGTCTCTGGATGGACATGGTGGTTGGTTTGGGAGCAAGAACAATCATGGTACATGAAAAAAATGTATTATATGGGCATCCTTTCGTTGCTTGTGCTTGAGCATGTTCTTAATGTAATTCAACTCATGTTTATCGATGATCCCTGATCCTGTCCAAATGTGTTATTCGGGTGCCGTGCCAAATGAAACAGATAtagtcaaagaaaaaaaaatgaaacagatATAAAGCAATTGACATGTTACATGACAAATGGCAGATGACAATCCTGTTCACTTTGTTGTCTTACTAAACCAGTCCTTTGGTAAAAAAGAGAGAGTAGATTTAAGGTTTTCATCCATTAAGAGCTCATGAGTTATCATAGTATCAACTCAATCTCATCTTGCTATTCTTGTTTCCCTGGTCCCTTTTTGCATGAGCCTCCAAAGTTTTTTCTTTATGAAACATACTTTTTTTAAGTCAAAAACGGCTTTTCATTTCATATAACTCCAACGTGAGTACAGTTAGCCAGATCAAGTAAAAGTAAACAAGATAATGAGTGTAGAATACTGTCTGCACTAGTCCAGATAACCTCTCCGGAGTATCGGCCTACATAAGAAGTAATCCAATCAACTACGTTGTTCGCCTTCCAATATACATGAACTGTCTGACAGGAGGTCAGCTCCCTCACTAATCTGCAAGTGTCCCGTATCAGCGGATGGTCATCCTCATATCTATCCACTCTCCGAATTCAATCAATCAGCATAGAGGAATCCTCCTCAAGGTATAGACAGTCAGCCCCCAGCACTCGCCTAGCATGCTGAATACCCTCCTAGGTAGCCCGTAGTTTCGCTCCCACTGCAGTCATACCTAGTGTACTCCATCCTCCCGCAGCAATAAAACTGCCTCCCTGGTCTCTAATCACAAAACCCACAATACGAAGAGCAGTCCTCCAATGCTCTTTGATGTATAGGAAAAGTCAAACATAAAAGGAAGAAGACATGATACTAAAATTAGATATTGCATCTATCTTAGCGGTGCAActtgcaaggacccaaaaagtGTTATGCAGTACCAACTACCATGCGCAAGAAATttgatttgtttcttttaaGCTATTGTATTAAGTATAGTATGTTTTGCAGGTGCAATTGTAGGATGCTCActtgaaggaactcaaggaagtaTGGTGGCAACCCACACTTCTGAAAATTGCCGTTTCTATGGTTCATCAATCATGGTATCCGGTATACTTCTTGGCTCATTGCCTAAGCCACCTGCTGCTGCTGTTATTTATCATGCTTTATCCGATCTATTCGAGAAGCTAAAACAATACTGACTCAGCTTCAGAGTTGGGTTCATTCATACAcataaaggaagagagagagagagagagagagagagagagagagagagccccgTTGCCTTTAAGATCTTGGTGCTGGCTTTTGGTTCGAGGGCAGCCCAGACTCTTTTCGTTCTCTCCGCAGTTTCTAGTGCGTGAATGATTGTCCAGCTAATGCTTCAGAAGCCGATTTATTTATAGATGGAAACGCTCGGGAATTGGCAGAACTGCTCTGCTGGATCGACTTGAATATTTTGTACATAAAACTGCCGGACTGACTTGAATATTTTGTACATAGGTCTGTTGCTTTGAATTCCATTTTATGCTCCGCTTGTTTTCAATATGCTTCTTTTATGTTGGAATCTCCTTGTTTGCAATCTTTATGATGGATCCGCATCAAGCATAACAGTCGTCAGGAATAAATTTCCAGTGTAGTTTTTCTTCTTATCATTTTCCCGTGATCTCAGCTACGTTTGCCTGCAGGTCCCAGACATTGTTGAACATAGGTTTTTGGGACGACTTCTGACAGGGAAACCATATTGTTCTAGCTTGAGCCTGCTGCTGAAACATTTCAAAACTCTGACAACTGATTCTCTTTCAGCTGCAGCTTATATAACAAAAGAATGGATAAATGCTTGCGGTTTAAGATCTTATTTAAATTGCTTGGCTGGTGTTTATAAGCGTGAGCATTGTATTCTCTCGCTGGCCAGCACAGCAGACGACTGACAGACAAGAGGATGCCATCTTATTCCATACTTCAACCTCATCTTTCTCCATACAAGCTCAGAGAACGCAGAACCCATGAAAGAAAGGGATATTATCTCGCACAACATCAACATCTGCTATGTTCGATTTCTGAGAATTTAAATTGCACATCGCTCTTCAATAGGCagcaaaaataaagaattgCCATCCTGAAgagcatttttttttggaaagaaatTGACTCTAGGTAGATAAGCCTTGACACAGGTAGAACTTATGCTTTTTAACTGCCAATTAAAAAACAAGACATTCTCACAGCTTGAGTACAACGTTGCAGGGGATGAAACGCAAAAGAACAATAAAAGTGCTGCATGGATGATGATATATAACAATGCGAATTAGAAAAACGGGTGGTAAAAGTAAATCCATGTAATCTAAAATATAATGTTAAAACAGCAAAAAGAATTCCACACGAACCTTACTCACAATACCCTGTCCCTAGTCCCCTCATTCTTCTCAGAAACTTCTAATTTTTGCCATTCCTTCTACCGCACTCTCTAGGGCATAACTCAGATTCACTGTTTTTTGAAACAGAATTAACCTATTTCAATCTCCTGAAAGGGGACGAGAAACTACTGATGGCATCTTGAACCCTCTCTACCTCTCTATTAGCAGCACATTAACAGAAACAGGAGAAAGAGATGTTTATGATCTTGAATGCTGGTCAGGCACCAGATCTGGTCCTTGAGCTTCCAAGGGTAAGCTCCAGCTCATCGGATGCACATTCCTCATGGATCCTTTCTCCCTCCCAGGGCTTCACCAACCCATTTGCTGGAAGATCGCCATTGCTGCTGCTCCCAAATGCAAACTCATCCGAAATGCCATCGGACATCTGAACATCTGCATGTCCTCCACCTGGCACAGGAGAGCACGTCCCGCTCTGTCCTGGAGTCAACATTCTGGACGATCCTGCACCGGCCGATGCCTCCTTGAAGAAGCCAAATGGATTCGAAGAGACAAGGCTGTAGGTGGGCGATGAAGGACCCCCAGATGGGAGGCGGAGCCCTGCAAGCCATGCAGGATCAGGAAGGACCTGACGGCCAGGGCTTGGCGGGGTGGAGGAAGGCAGGAAAGTGTACTGGGCACCTGCCCAAGGTGGCTGGGCTGCTGAGTCATCCCAGTCGGTCTTAATGCGAGGTGATCGAGCAGTTGGGGAACTTAGTGGAGGGGTTACAGGGGCACTGATGGAGCCTCCATGTATGAAGAGATGGTGGGGGTTGGGGAGCTTCGAGGAGGATGTGGAGGAGGAGGCTGAGGAGAGGTTCTTGAGCCAAGGGATGAGGGAATTGCCATCTGTTCCTTTGTAAGCATTGGTGATGTAAGAGGAGGATGGGCTTGGGAAGGAGGATGAGGCCGGGCTAGGGTTATAGGATGCACGAGGGCTTGGCTGGTAAGATGTGCATGGGCTCGGTGAAACTGAGCCCCCTACGGCAACAACATCCATGCGCTCAACTGGCTTACATCCCTGAAAATGATGAACAGAAAAATGCAGGTATTATGACAGGTTAGTGCTTTCAACTTCTGTTTGGCACTTCCCCAGAATCATATACATCTCAAGGCCAAACTATTTGGGATGAAGAAAAGGCATTTGATTTTGGTCGAAACGATATAATAACTATGCTATTATACTGTTATACCATGCATGAATGGGATTCGAAATTATAAGG is a genomic window of Phoenix dactylifera cultivar Barhee BC4 chromosome 4, palm_55x_up_171113_PBpolish2nd_filt_p, whole genome shotgun sequence containing:
- the LOC103711616 gene encoding protein BZR1 homolog 3; the encoded protein is MPSGTRLPTWRERENNKRRERRRRAIAAKIFAGLRMYGNYKLPKHCDNNEVLKALCNEAGWTVEEDGTTYRKGCKPVERMDVVAVGGSVSPSPCTSYQPSPRASYNPSPASSSFPSPSSSYITNAYKGTDGNSLIPWLKNLSSASSSTSSSKLPNPHHLFIHGGSISAPVTPPLSSPTARSPRIKTDWDDSAAQPPWAGAQYTFLPSSTPPSPGRQVLPDPAWLAGLRLPSGGPSSPTYSLVSSNPFGFFKEASAGAGSSRMLTPGQSGTCSPVPGGGHADVQMSDGISDEFAFGSSSNGDLPANGLVKPWEGERIHEECASDELELTLGSSRTRSGA